In the genome of Pontibacter actiniarum, the window GCCGCTTTTACTTTCAGCAATTGTTTCAGTAAAGTATTTCCCATCACAGGCGTAGGTGGTCCAGTTGCTGGTGCTATGAAGCACCTTGCCAGTCAACACGTCGGTTTTGCAGCTGTCCGGGCCGAACTTGCTCGGGTAATTCCCAAAGTACAACCCTGCAGAATACGCTGGTACACCAGTTGTGTCAGTCGGTGTGAAATAATATACAGAGAAATCAGGCCCTTCTTTTTCTGTTATTGAATAGTTTGGTGGTAAGGCAATATAGTAGCCACTTCCTCCTATTTGCACCTCCGTCAAACTGGCTCTAAAACTATCGCTCGTGCTTAGAGGGTCCTCTGGGGTGGTTTTTTTATTACATGATGTTAACAATATAACAGCCATCATGCCCCCAACTAATGGTTTGATAAGTCTATTCATTTGCTTATCCATAAGGATGGTTGGTACATGTATCGCGATGACGTTCAGCAGCACTAAAGGTGTTGCCAGCCTTCACTGCCCTTTTCTCACAGATTAAATGAGAAACACGTGTGTTAGCAGGTCTTTTCCTTGGCTTAAGATACTAAAATATCGCACATGTTAAGGGCAAGAAAGCTCCGGGATATGATGGGCAACAAAAAAAGCCCCATGCAGCCGTAGCTGCATGGGGCTTTGGAAATTTATACTTCGCGAAGCTTACGCGTTGTCAGCTCTTGACATGCGGTTACGCTCGTTCTCGTCGAGGTAGATTTTACGCATGCGGATGCTCTTAGGCGTTACCTCCAGCAGCTCATCCTTCTGGATGTACTCCATGGCTTCTTCCAGAGAGAACTTCTTGGCCGGTGCGATCTTCACGTTGTTATCAGAGCCGGAAGCACGCATGTTCGTCAGCTTCTTGCCTTTCTGAATGTTCACCGTGATATCGTTCTGGCGGCTGTGCTCTCCGATTACCTGACCCATGTATACCTCTACACCCGGATCAACGAAGAATACCCCTCTGTCCTGCAGCTTATCGATAGAGTAAGCTGTACCGGCACCCGTCTCCATCGAAATGATAGAACCGTTGTTACGGCTAGGGATGTTGCCTTTGTGCGGCTCGTACGCCAGGAAGCGGTGGTTCATGATGGCCTCACCGGCAGTAGCAGTCAGCACGTTGTTACGCAGGCCAATCAGGCCACGCGCCGGAATGTTGAACTCCAGGTGCTGCAGGTCGCCTTTCGGCTCCATGATCGTCAGCTCGCCCTTACGCTGCGTTACCAGCTCGATTACCTTACCGGCAGTCTCTTCCGGAACGTCTACCACCATGTGCTCGATCGGCTCGTGGCGCACACCGTCAATTTCTTTATAGATTACCTGCGGCTGACCAACCTGCAGCTCATACCCCTCGCGGCGCATGGTTTCGATCAGTACAGACAAGTGCAGGATACCGCGGCCGAATACCAGGAAGGTATCTTCACGGTCAGTTTCCTGTACGCGCAGGGCCAGGTTTTTCTCTGTTTCCTTGAACAGGCGGTCGCGCAGGTGGCGGGATGTCACGAACTTGCCCTCTTTACCGAAGAAAGGAGAGTTGTTGATCGTGAACAGCATGTTCATGGTTGGCTCGTCGATAGAGATACGCGCCAGTGGCTCCGGGTTCTCGGCATCGGCGATGGTGTCGCCAATATCAAAGCCTTCGATACCGGTTACGGCACAAATCTCACCTGCCGAAACCTCTTTCACTGTTTTCTTGCCAAGGCCTTCGAAAACCTGCAGCTCGGCAATTTTGCCTTTCTTGATCGTGCCGTCGGCTTTGCACAAGCTAATAGGCATACCCTCTTTCAGTGTTCCACGGTGAACGCGGCCAATGGCGATACGACCCACGAAAGAAGAGTAGTCAAGCGAAGTGATCTGCATCTGTGGAGAACCATCGTTGGTAGGGGCGGCCGGGATCACGTCGATGATCGCATCCAGCAAAGGCGTGATGTTATCGGTCGGCTGTGTCCAGTCGGTGCTCATCCAGCCCTGCTTAGAAGAACCGTACAGCGTAGTGAAGTCCAGCTGGTCTTCCGTCGCGTCCAGGTTAAACATCAGGTCGAACACCTGCTCGTGCACCTCGTCCGGGCGGCAGTTCTCTTTATCTACTTTGTTTACTACCACAATCGGCTTAAGGCCTAACTGGATAGCTTTACCTAATACGAAACGCGTCTGTGGCATGGCGCCTTCAAAGGCGTCTACCAGCAGCAGAACACCATCCGCCATTTTCAGTACACGCTCCACTTCACCACCGAAGTCGGCGTGACCAGGCGTGTCAATGATGTTGATCTTAACGTCTTTATAACGAACCGACACGTTCTTAGAAACGATCGTGATGCCGCGCTCGCGCTCCAGGTCGTTGTTGTCCAGAATCAGGTCGTCGAACTGCTGGTGCTCCGCGAAAAGCTTTGAAGCATGGATGATCTTGTCCACGAGCGTTGTCTTGCCGTGGTCTACGTGTGCGATGATCGCAATATTTCGAATATTTTGCATTGAATTGGTTTTTCGAGCCGCGAAATTACTAAAAAGGCTTCAGACTTTCACTAGTTCGCTCGAAATAAACAGGTTATGGTTGTATTAAATTATTGTTGGCCTGCGTTTGCTGCAGGTTAAGGGGCAAACATTCTGCCGTTAAAGTTTGTTTCCTAAGCGGTTAGGAAATTTTAAAGGGCTGAAGCCGAATGGCAGTTTGCCCCGTAAGTATACGTATGAAACTGATACAATTTTTTTTGATAATTGCCGCATTCCACCTGGTGGGATGCGCCCAACAGGATACATCCACTGATTTTGCCGCCACCACTGCCACTGCCGGAGACGAGCCGCTGCCGGACTACGTAAGGCAGGCCCTCAACAGCGAAACGCTGGAGGACACCGTGGTGCACACGGAGGAGGAGTGGCGCCAGCTGCTCAGCAAGGAGGAGTACTACGTGATGCGCGAAGAGGGGACCGAGCCCTCGTTTAACAACGCCTACAACAGCAACAAGAAGGAGGGCATCTACTACTGCGCCGCCTGCCACAACCCCATGTTTACCTCAGCCACAAAGTTTGAGTCCGGCACAGGGTGGCCAAGCTTTTACGCCCCCATCGAAGAGAAAAGGGTGAAAGAGGTAGAGGACGTGGCCCTGGGCATGGTCCGGACCGAGGTGGAGTGCGCCCGCTGCGGCTCCCACATCGGCCACGTTTTCCCGGATGGGCCGGAGCCAACCGGGCTGCGCTACTGCCTTAACTCCGCCGCCCTCGACTTCGAGGAGAAATAAAGAAGCCTACGGTAGCATTCTCTGCTATACCTTTGCATTTGCCAAGCCCGCTTTTCCGGCTTGGCAAATGCTTTTTTATACTTGCTTAAGTACATTCAACGCCATCATGAACAAAAGAATAGAAGCGCTGCAGCAGGCCCTGCAGGGGCACCGGCGGCAGCTGCTGCAGCACAACGTTTACCAGAGCCTGGAAACGCTCGAAGACCTGCGGGTGTTTATGGAGCACCACGTGTTTGCCGTGTGGGACTTTATGAGCCTGCTGAAGGCCCTGCAGCGGGACCTGACCTGCACCACGCTGCCCTGGGTGCCCACCGCCAGCCCCAGTACCCGCCGCCTGATCAACGAGATTGTGCTGGAGGAGGAGACAGACGTGGACCAGGAAGGCAGGCCGGTGAGCCATTTCGAGCTGTACCTGCGGGCCATGGCAGAGGCCGGCGCCGACACCAGCCAGATAGAGCAACTGCTGCAAAGCATACAAGAGGGCAAAACAGTGAACAGCGCGCTGGACCTGCTGCCGGTCGATGCCTCGGTGAAGGCCTTTGTCCGCAACACCTTCCGCATCATCAACCTGGGCAGCCCGCATGCCGTGGCGGCAGCCTTTACCTTTGGGCGCGAAGACCTGATCCCGGACATGTTCCGCCACCTGATCACCGACCTGAACAAGCGCTTCCCCGGCAAGCTGGAGACGTTTATATACTACCTGGACCGCCACGTGCAGCTGGACGAGGAAGTGCATACGCCGCTTGCCCTGCAAATGGTGGATGAGCTCTGCGGGGATGACGATGACAAGTGGCAGGAGGCCCTGGAGGTGTCCCGGCAGTGCATTGCCCAGCGCATCGAGCTGTGGGACGGTATCCGCAACCTGCTGCCTTCGGAGGCCTAGCCGCGTTACGCGCCTTGCGTGGCTGGTTATCTGAGCGTCGGGGCAGTTGCAGCGGCTTTATCAGGCCCGCCCGAAGAGCGAAAAGCGCCCGCCATCAACGAACAACCAGTATCCGCCGTACTTTAACTTTAAACCAAAACAGAATAAAGCTATGGCAGAACTACATTCAGAAGCAGATAACATAGAGAACACAGCCCAGTGCATTATGGAAGCCTTTAAGCAGTTTGAAGTGCGCGAGGGAAGCGTGCTGCACTACCAGCAGCTTTACCCGTTCCTGCAGGAGCGGTATCCGCACTACAAGGATGTGCAGAAGGAGGCAGAGCATCACCTGACAAAAGAAGGCTATGTTAACCCGGCGCCGGACGGGCTGCTGCTGACGCAGGTGGGGCATACCCAGGTGTGGGGCTAGTCTTTCAGCGATAACCAACAGCAAGAGAGGGTTAGGGGTGCAGTGCCTCTAACCCTCTCTTTTTATGGGGAGGCGCACCACACCGGCATCCGCCGTTCCGGATTGTATCCGTATACTATAAGTACAGGCCCGGAAGGCCGGGCAAAGTATAACAGTAACGATACAGAACCATGACCAAATACAACATATATATTGGAGCAATAGCGCTACTCGGAGCGGGCGCCTGCACCTCGCTGTCGGAGGGGCAGGAGGCTTTGCCGCCGCCGGCCAGGGTAAACGAACGGGTAACGCTTTACAACAACCCCGCCGAGACCCTCCGCGACCGCATGGGGCAGCAGGCGAGTGAGATAAACCGGAAGCGCAACATTGAGCAGTTCGACAGCAACAGCCCGGCCATGACGCCAAACACACTGCGCCCCCGCACGCTGCCGCTGGCCCCGATCGACTCGACGCGGCATAACATCTACTGGCCTATCTACCCTGTGGTGCGGCCACTGCCAACCGGCCAGTAAAAAAGCGCGGGCCCCAGCTGTGTGTACAGCTGGGGCCCGCGTGTGGTAGGGCTAAAGAGTTATTTTTTCGGCTTTTTGCTCTTCTTGCCTACGTCCTCCGCCTTTTCCTCATCGCTCAGGTGCAGCTCGTCCGGCTCCAGGTCTACGTACACTTCATGGTCGGGCGGGGTGTTTTGCGACTCACGGTCTGCTTTGCGCGGGGCTGGGTTCTTCGTTACTTCCTCCATGCTGTCGCGCTCGCCAAGGTTATCCCCGTCGTGCTTGGTGGTTCTGAAGTTATCTTTGTTCTTCATAAGTCAGGATGATTTTTGATTTATGGTCAATCGGTTTTTAAGTGTGGGCGCTCGACCGGCACATAAGCGCCATCGCCACGGCTTTAGGGTGTGTGGCCGAAAGCCTGTATCATCTTACGCAAAATAAGAGTATGCAGCTATACTTCCTTTTACGGGATTGGCGGCACTTGGCGCTTCTTTCCGTCTGGTATTTGTATATTTGCTTTTTAAAGAGACGACATGACGAATAACCCGAAAAGATATACTGTAACGGCTGCTTTGCCGTACGCCAATGGCCCGGTGCACATTGGCCACCTGGCAGGTGTATACTTGCCTGCTGATATTTATGTGCGTTACCTGCGCCTGCAGAACCGCGATGTGAAGTTCATCTGCGGATCGGACGAGCATGGCGTGCCGATCACCATCCGCGCCAAAAAAGAGGGGATTACGCCGCAGCAGGTCGTGGACAAATACCATGAGCTGATCAGGGACTCCTTCAAAGACTTTAACATCTCCTTTGATATCTACGACCGCACTTCCTCAGAAATACACGCCGAAACTGCAGGAGACTTTTTTAAGAAGCTCTACGAGGACGGCAAGTTTATCGAGCAGACCACCCAGCAGTACTATGACGAGAAGGCGCAGCAGTTCCTGGCTGACCGCTACATTGTAGGCACCTGCCCCAAGTGCGGCAACGAGAATGCCTACGGCGACCAGTGCGAAGCCTGCGGCACCTCCCTGAACGCCACAGACCTGATCAACCCGAAAAGCACGCTGAGCGGCGCTGTGCCGGTCATGCGCGAAACAAAGCACTGGTACCTGCCCCTGAACGAGTATGAGCCGTGGCTGCGCGAGTGGATCGTGGAAGGCCACAAAGGCGACTGGAAGCCGAACGTGTACGGCCAGTGCAAGAGCTGGATAGACCAGGGCTTGCAGCCGCGCGCCGTAACCCGCGACCTGGACTGGGGCGTGCCGGTACCGGTGGAAGGGGCAGAGGGCAAAGTGCTGTATGTGTGGTTCGATGCGCCAATCGGCTACATCTCGGCAACCAAAGCCCTCACAGACGACTGGGAGAAGTACTGGAAAGACGAGGAGAGCAAGCTGGTGCACTTCATCGGCAAGGATAACATCGTGTTCCACTGTATCATCTTCCCGAGCATGCTCAAGGCACACGGCGACTATATTCTGCCGGACAACGTGCCTGCCAACGAGTTCCTGAACCTGGAGGGCGACAAGATCTCTACCTCCCGCAACTGGGCGGTGTGGCTGCACGAGTACCTGCAGGACTTCCCGGGCAAGGGCGATGTGCTGCGCTATGTGCTGGCGGCAAATGCCCCCGAAACAAAAGACAACGACTTTACCTGGAAAGACTACCAGGCCCGCAATAACAACGAGCTGCTGGCTATACTTGGCAACTTCATTAACCGCGCGGTGGTGCTCACCCAGAAGTACTACGAAGGCGCCGTGCCTGCCCGTGGCGAGCTGACAGAGTACGACAAGGAAGTGCTGGGCGTGCTGGAAGGGATGCCGCTGGTGATCGCATCGTATATCGAGCGTTACCGCTTTAGAGATGCACTGGGCGAGCTGATGAACCTGGCTCGTTTGGGCAACAAGTACCTGGCCGACACGGAGCCGTGGAAGCTGATCAAGACGGATGCCGAGCGCGTGAAGACGATCATGAACATCGCCCTGCAGATTTCCGGTAGCCTGGCCATCCTGATGGAGCCGTTCCTGCCAGACTCTGCCGCTAAGCTGCGTGGCATGCTCAGCATGAACCCGGCCATGTGGGCAGACGCCGGTGCTGCGAACCTGCTGCCGGCCGGTCATATCATAGGCAAGCCAGAGCTCTTGTTCGAGAAGATCGAGGACACTGCCGTGGATGCCCAGGTGCAAAAGCTACTGGATACGAAAAAAGCCAACGAGCTTGCCAACGCCACGGTCGAGCCGGCGAAGGAGAACATTACCTTCGACGACTTCACCAAGCTGGATGTACGGGTGGGTACCATTATTGAGGCTGAGAAAGTAGCCAAAACCAAAAAGCTCCTGAAGCTGAAGGTGGACACCGGCATTGACCAGCGTACTGTGGTAAGCGGTATCGCGGAGTTCTTTAAACCGGAGGACATCGTGGGCCAGCAGGTAAGCATACTGGTAAACCTGGCCCCGCGCGATATCAAAGGCATCACCAGCCAAGGCATGATCCTGATGGCGGAGAACGCAGACGGCTCCCTGGCTTTTGTGCAGCCAAGCAAGCAGATCACCAACGGTGGAACGGTAAGTTAAGCGAATAACCTGTTTCAAAGTATAAACCCTCACTTGCTGATATGCAGGTGAGGGTTTTTGTTTGCCGTATCCTCTTATTAAAGCTTTGCCGTGGCTATAGCTACTGTAAGTACACGGTAGCGTTAGCCTATCGCAATGCCTTTTGCCTCGGAAGCAGCCACGGCTGCACGTGCTGTACGCTCCCCCTCTATGTGCTGCACGACAAAGTATAGCCCCAGAGCCGTTACCAGAGACAGGGCCCCGGTAGCCCACCACAGCGTTGCAAAGCCGTAGGTGCTGGCAATGGTGGTGCCCAGGTAAGGGGCCACCACGTGTGCCGCCGCGTAAGAAATGGTGTAGAGGCCCATGTAAGCGCCCCGGTTGGTAGGCCCGGATCGCTCAACGGTAATTGTAGCCATAAACGGCATGGCCAGAATCTCGGCTATACTTAGCAGGAACATTGCCGCATACAAAATACTTAGGTGCTGCGTCAGGTTTAGCAGTACGAAGGAGAAGCCCAACACTAAGGTGCCCATCACGATAAGCCAGGATTTCTTGGCTTTTTCGCCCAGCAAGTATACCACCACCATTTCCAGCAGAAAAACGATTAATCCATTTAGAGCGAGTAAACCTCCGATGCGGCTCTCAGGCAGTGTATACACCTGGCGGTAGTAGAGCGGCAGCGTAGAAAGCAGCTGGAAGAACATCATGGCAAAGCAGCAGCAGAACACAGCGAACAGTAGGAAGTAGCCGTCGCGGTAGGGCGAGCGCAGCCTGACAGCGGGAGCGGCAGACGCCTGTGCCGTGTTCTCGGGGGTGTTGTTCCCCTGTTTGTTTTTGAAGTAGATGTAGAAGAACAGCCCGGCCATGATGCAGGTGGTGCCGTCGGCTATAAACAGCCATTGGTAGGATACTGCTGCCAGCAAACCCCCAAGCGCCGGGCCGATAGAAAAGCCCAGGTTGAGCGCCATGCGGTTCAGGGAGAATGCCCGCGTCACGTTCTCAGGGCGTGCGTAAGAGGCGATTGAGGAGGAGTTGGCCGGCCGCAGCGTGTCATTCACAAGGCTGAGGATAAAGACCCCTGCAGCCAGAGCGGCGAACGCCTGCAGGTGCAGCAGCATAAAGTATAAACTGCCGCCTACCGTCAGGCTCAGGAACTGCACCTTAAAGTGCCCCACCTTATCGGTGAGCCAGCCGCCCAGGTAGGCACCGCACACGGAGCCGAGCCCGTACATGCTCAGGATGATGCCAGCCTCTCTTAACGTGTAGCCCAGCACCTCGGTCAGGTACACGCTCAGGAAGGGCGTTACCATGGCGCCGCTGCGGTTGATCAGCATTACTAAGGACATCATCCAGGCAGGGCGGGAGAGGCCCCCGAAGGCATTGCGGTACAGCAGGAGCACTTTTTTCATAGTAGTGGTAAGCAGGTGGCGCTAAGGCAAATGTATTGTTTCGGCGGCAGTTTTGTTAGGCCGTTCACAAAAAAGTAAGGCCCCTCCCGTATTTACTCAGGAGGGGCCTGTATACTAACAAGCAGGGGCTGCGGCCTTACTTGGTGTTGTACTGGTTCATGGTGCGCTCCAGGCCGATGGTGCCGAAGGCGATCACGGCGTCTGCGGCTTTCTCGATCAGCGTCTGCAGTTCCGGCTGCTCTTCCTCTCCGAACTTATCCAGCACATAGTCGACCTGCTTTCCTTTATGGAAGTTGTCGCCCACGCCAAAGCGCAGGCGCGGGTAGTTGTTGTGCCCCAGGGTCTGTTCGATGTGCTTTAGGCCGTTGTGGCCGCCGGCGCTGCCCTTGGCGCGTATGCGCAGCTTTCCGAAAGGAATGGCGATATCATCGGTGATCACCAGCATCTGGTCCGGCGTCAGCTTCAGGCTGCTGAGGTAGTGGCCCACGGCCTTGCCGCTCAGGTTCATGTACGTGGTTGGCTTTACGAGCACAAAGGTGCGGCCTTTGGTCTTGATCTCCGTCACAAAGGCATGGCGGCTCACGTCAAAGTTGCCCTCATACTTCCGGGCCAGGTAGTCAAGCACCATAAAGCCGATGTTGTGGCGGGTGTCAGCGTACTCGGGGCCGATGTTGCCAAGGCCCACAATCAGGTATTTCATACGTGTGTCTTCTTCTGGTGCGGCTTCGGGCGCCAGGCCCAGCCACTGTTTTATACTTTGTAGCATTCTTTTTTAGACGTTAGATGCCAGACATTAGATTTAAGGCTGCCTGCTGTGCGGAGCAGCGACAAAGTATAGCGCAAATTTAACGCCTTGTGTCTTACGTCCTGCTACTGGTGTCGGTAAAGAAACAAAAAATCCTGCCCCGCTTGGAGGCAGGACAGGATTTGGTTGTATTCTGAGCTGTGGCTCAAATTACTTTTTGCCACGAGCTTCTTCAGCCTGTGCACTCTTAAGGGCACGCGGAATAGTCACTGTAGCAATCGGAGCGCTTGGGTTTGTCAGGATCTCGTAGTTCTCTGGCTGGATCTTCGATACCTTGATTGACTTGCCAAGTTCCAGTTCGGAGATGTTTACCTCTACGAAGTCTGGCAGGTTGGCAGGAAGCGCCTTGATTTTGATAGTACGCAGCTTGGTTACCAGTTTACCACCGGCAATAACGCCCGGAGAGTTACCAACAAACTTAACAGGTACATCAATCTTCACCGCTTTGTCGTCCTGTAGCTCCAGGAAGTCAACGTGCAGCAGCATTTCGTTTACCGGGTGGAACTGAGCGTCCTGCAGCACAGCTCTGTAGTGTGTGCCTTCGATGTTCAGGTCTACCTCGTGTACTACCGGCGTGTAAATCAGGTCACGGAACAGGATAGCTGGAGCGTAGAAGTGAACTTGCTCACCGCCGCCGTACAGTACGCCTGGTACATAAGACTCATTACGCAGTTCTTTCGACTGCTGCTTGCCGAGATTTGCTCTTTTAAACCCTATAATCTCTAACGTTTGCATAAAAGTGTTTTGTTAAAATATATTGCTACAAAAGTATAGCCTAACTAAATAAACAGAGAGCTGATCGACTCGTGCGTTACCACGTTGTTAATCGCTCTGGCAAAAAGGTCCGCAAAAGACAGTACCTTGATTTTAGAACTCTCCTGCTTCAGCGGGATAGTGTCGGACACCACCAGCTCTTCCAGCACAGAGTTCTCGATGCGCTCATACGCCGGGCCAGACAGCACCGGGTGCGTAGCGATAGCGCGAACTGTTTTCGCCCCCTTCTCTTTCAGCAGCTGCGCCGCCTTGGTGATGGTACCGGCAGTATCCACCATGTCATCCACCAACACCACGTCCATTCCTTCCACATCACCGATTACCTGCATAGAGGCGATCTCGTTAGCGCGTTTGCGGTGTTTGTCGCAAACAACCATTTCGGCGCCAAAGTTCTTTGCGAAGGCTCTTGTTCTCACCACACCCCCTACGTCAGGCGATGCGAAGATCAGATTTGAGCCCAGGTTCAGGCTGCGCAGGTACGGCACAAAGATAGCCGAGCCGTCCAGATGGTCCACCGGGATGTCGAAGAATCCCTGGATCTGGCCTGCGTGCAGGTCGCAGGTCATCAGGCGGTCGGTGCCTACCGACTGGATGGCGTTGGCTACCACTTTAGAGCCGATAGAAACGCGCGGCTTGTCTTTTCT includes:
- a CDS encoding MFS transporter codes for the protein MKKVLLLYRNAFGGLSRPAWMMSLVMLINRSGAMVTPFLSVYLTEVLGYTLREAGIILSMYGLGSVCGAYLGGWLTDKVGHFKVQFLSLTVGGSLYFMLLHLQAFAALAAGVFILSLVNDTLRPANSSSIASYARPENVTRAFSLNRMALNLGFSIGPALGGLLAAVSYQWLFIADGTTCIMAGLFFYIYFKNKQGNNTPENTAQASAAPAVRLRSPYRDGYFLLFAVFCCCFAMMFFQLLSTLPLYYRQVYTLPESRIGGLLALNGLIVFLLEMVVVYLLGEKAKKSWLIVMGTLVLGFSFVLLNLTQHLSILYAAMFLLSIAEILAMPFMATITVERSGPTNRGAYMGLYTISYAAAHVVAPYLGTTIASTYGFATLWWATGALSLVTALGLYFVVQHIEGERTARAAVAASEAKGIAIG
- the pth gene encoding aminoacyl-tRNA hydrolase, with the translated sequence MKYLIVGLGNIGPEYADTRHNIGFMVLDYLARKYEGNFDVSRHAFVTEIKTKGRTFVLVKPTTYMNLSGKAVGHYLSSLKLTPDQMLVITDDIAIPFGKLRIRAKGSAGGHNGLKHIEQTLGHNNYPRLRFGVGDNFHKGKQVDYVLDKFGEEEQPELQTLIEKAADAVIAFGTIGLERTMNQYNTK
- the msrB gene encoding peptide-methionine (R)-S-oxide reductase MsrB, whose product is MKLIQFFLIIAAFHLVGCAQQDTSTDFAATTATAGDEPLPDYVRQALNSETLEDTVVHTEEEWRQLLSKEEYYVMREEGTEPSFNNAYNSNKKEGIYYCAACHNPMFTSATKFESGTGWPSFYAPIEEKRVKEVEDVALGMVRTEVECARCGSHIGHVFPDGPEPTGLRYCLNSAALDFEEK
- a CDS encoding 50S ribosomal protein L25/general stress protein Ctc, producing MQTLEIIGFKRANLGKQQSKELRNESYVPGVLYGGGEQVHFYAPAILFRDLIYTPVVHEVDLNIEGTHYRAVLQDAQFHPVNEMLLHVDFLELQDDKAVKIDVPVKFVGNSPGVIAGGKLVTKLRTIKIKALPANLPDFVEVNISELELGKSIKVSKIQPENYEILTNPSAPIATVTIPRALKSAQAEEARGKK
- a CDS encoding DUF3050 domain-containing protein, which encodes MNKRIEALQQALQGHRRQLLQHNVYQSLETLEDLRVFMEHHVFAVWDFMSLLKALQRDLTCTTLPWVPTASPSTRRLINEIVLEEETDVDQEGRPVSHFELYLRAMAEAGADTSQIEQLLQSIQEGKTVNSALDLLPVDASVKAFVRNTFRIINLGSPHAVAAAFTFGREDLIPDMFRHLITDLNKRFPGKLETFIYYLDRHVQLDEEVHTPLALQMVDELCGDDDDKWQEALEVSRQCIAQRIELWDGIRNLLPSEA
- a CDS encoding ribose-phosphate pyrophosphokinase gives rise to the protein MPHVKIFSGSESRYLAEKIAAAYGTKLGDLTISRFSDGEIGVHYNESVRGAEVFIVLSTFPPADNLMELMLLVDAAKRASAHKVIVVMPYYGYARQDRKDKPRVSIGSKVVANAIQSVGTDRLMTCDLHAGQIQGFFDIPVDHLDGSAIFVPYLRSLNLGSNLIFASPDVGGVVRTRAFAKNFGAEMVVCDKHRKRANEIASMQVIGDVEGMDVVLVDDMVDTAGTITKAAQLLKEKGAKTVRAIATHPVLSGPAYERIENSVLEELVVSDTIPLKQESSKIKVLSFADLFARAINNVVTHESISSLFI
- the typA gene encoding translational GTPase TypA yields the protein MQNIRNIAIIAHVDHGKTTLVDKIIHASKLFAEHQQFDDLILDNNDLERERGITIVSKNVSVRYKDVKINIIDTPGHADFGGEVERVLKMADGVLLLVDAFEGAMPQTRFVLGKAIQLGLKPIVVVNKVDKENCRPDEVHEQVFDLMFNLDATEDQLDFTTLYGSSKQGWMSTDWTQPTDNITPLLDAIIDVIPAAPTNDGSPQMQITSLDYSSFVGRIAIGRVHRGTLKEGMPISLCKADGTIKKGKIAELQVFEGLGKKTVKEVSAGEICAVTGIEGFDIGDTIADAENPEPLARISIDEPTMNMLFTINNSPFFGKEGKFVTSRHLRDRLFKETEKNLALRVQETDREDTFLVFGRGILHLSVLIETMRREGYELQVGQPQVIYKEIDGVRHEPIEHMVVDVPEETAGKVIELVTQRKGELTIMEPKGDLQHLEFNIPARGLIGLRNNVLTATAGEAIMNHRFLAYEPHKGNIPSRNNGSIISMETGAGTAYSIDKLQDRGVFFVDPGVEVYMGQVIGEHSRQNDITVNIQKGKKLTNMRASGSDNNVKIAPAKKFSLEEAMEYIQKDELLEVTPKSIRMRKIYLDENERNRMSRADNA
- the metG gene encoding methionine--tRNA ligase: MTNNPKRYTVTAALPYANGPVHIGHLAGVYLPADIYVRYLRLQNRDVKFICGSDEHGVPITIRAKKEGITPQQVVDKYHELIRDSFKDFNISFDIYDRTSSEIHAETAGDFFKKLYEDGKFIEQTTQQYYDEKAQQFLADRYIVGTCPKCGNENAYGDQCEACGTSLNATDLINPKSTLSGAVPVMRETKHWYLPLNEYEPWLREWIVEGHKGDWKPNVYGQCKSWIDQGLQPRAVTRDLDWGVPVPVEGAEGKVLYVWFDAPIGYISATKALTDDWEKYWKDEESKLVHFIGKDNIVFHCIIFPSMLKAHGDYILPDNVPANEFLNLEGDKISTSRNWAVWLHEYLQDFPGKGDVLRYVLAANAPETKDNDFTWKDYQARNNNELLAILGNFINRAVVLTQKYYEGAVPARGELTEYDKEVLGVLEGMPLVIASYIERYRFRDALGELMNLARLGNKYLADTEPWKLIKTDAERVKTIMNIALQISGSLAILMEPFLPDSAAKLRGMLSMNPAMWADAGAANLLPAGHIIGKPELLFEKIEDTAVDAQVQKLLDTKKANELANATVEPAKENITFDDFTKLDVRVGTIIEAEKVAKTKKLLKLKVDTGIDQRTVVSGIAEFFKPEDIVGQQVSILVNLAPRDIKGITSQGMILMAENADGSLAFVQPSKQITNGGTVS